One Polaribacter reichenbachii genomic window, AATTTGCTTCTAATCCTAAAGTAGATGTACTTTGCTCTGATCTTGTTAAATCTACTAAAGTACCATTTACAAAACCTTGAGTGATTTTTATTCTGTCTTTTAAGTTTACATAATAAGCAGCTAAAGAACCAGATAATCTTTCTGTACCTAATTTTGCTCCAACTTCAAATTGTGTAATTTTTTCTGAATCGTAGTTTGTATTTGGTATCCCAGCAACTGGTGCAAAACCTCTAATTTGTGGAAAGAAAAACCCTCTAGAAAAGTTTGCATATAAGTTTACATTATCTGTTAAATTATGCAATGCTGCTAATGATAATGCCCAATCTGTAGCTTCTACATCTGCTCTTACAAAACTACCATCTGCATATTGTACGTTTGCTAAATCTGCTGTTAAAGTAGCATCATCATACACTGTACTGCTTACAATATTACCTTTGCTAAAAGTACCTTTTGTACTTTCTATTCTTATACCAGCATCAAAACGCCATTTATCAAAAACCATTTCATCCGTTAAATAAAATGCAGTTTTAGATTGCGATAAGAAGTTGTTAGAAGTCATACCAATTCTGTTATATAAACCACCCTCTGAATAAGTTACATTATTACCACTAGCATTTACATAACTTAAATTTACCAAACGAGGATTATTATTAAATTCTGATAAAACTCTGTATTGATAATTTACATCTTCTGCTTCTGTTCTTGCTAAATAAACACCTGCAGTTATGTTATGACTACCAGCATCTGTTTCTACTGTTTTTGTTAAAGATGCTTCACCAGAATAATCTGTCATTGGTCTTAAACGATCTATATGTAAATTTTCTACCACTAAATCATTTGCATTTACAGCACCAATTCCTCCTTGATATTGTGCTGTATAACCTAAGTTACCTGGAGCCACATTGTTAATATAATCACCTAAAGTTAAAGGATTATTGTAAGTTCCATTTCCACCAACATACAATGCAAAATTATGTTTATAGCTTGCATATTTTACTTTGGATTTAAACTTTAAATCATCAGCAAAATTATAGTTAAAATCTGCCATTACATATCCGCCTTGGGTAGAAACACCATCTTCAATTGGACTTTCGTAAGCACCACCTGCAGTTAAAAAAGAAGTATTTGCTAACTGACCAGATAATAATTGAGAAACAGCTTCACCATCATTACCTGCAATTCTATTTCTGTTACCATCTAAAGGTAAAGGCATAAAAAATTGCGCATTATCATTAATCATTTGTCCATGAACTGTAAAAGAACCATTTTCGAATTTCTTTTTAATATTTGCTCTAAACTGTACCCCTTTTGTTGGCATACCAGTTTCAATTGGTCCATCATCTTTTCTTACAAAACCTGTAAATGCATAGTAAGTATTAGAATCTTCGCCACCTAATTTACCACCTGTGTAAAAATCAGTTTTTAATCTTCCTTTGTCTGCCCATTCAACATTTATTAGGTTTTCGTCATTAGAATCACCGGTTTTACTTGTGTAGTTAATGATACCTGCTACAGAACCTGCACCATATAAAACAGCTGCTCCACCTCTTACAAATTCAACTCCTTTAAAACCAACATCTGGTCTTGCATACACATCGTGTGCAGAAGAGTTTAATCCGAAAGTACTCATTAACGGCATTCCATCATATTGTAAAGGGTTAAATACATACTGACCACCAGAGGGTAAACCTCTTACAAAAACGTTAGAAGCTGTTTCACCTCCACCACCTTCTGCAGTAATACCAGGAATACTTCTAATGATGTCTGCTTGTGAATTTGCAGATAGTTTAGTAATCTCTTTTTGTTTTACAGAACTAATAGACATTGGTGTTTCTTTTTGAGATCTAAAAGTTGCAGATGCTGTTAAAACTACTTCATCTAATTGAGCTCCTCCTTCTTCTAAAACAACATTTACAGTTAAAGAAGATCCATCTAAATTTACTGCTTTTTCAAAAGTCTTATACCCAATATAAGATACTTGTAAAGTTTGATTTCCAGTACTTGTTGTTGTAAAGTTAAAATTCCCATCAAAATCAGAAGATCCACCAGAAGTGGTTCCTTTAATTATAACACTTGCACTAGGTATTGGATTACCAGAAGTGTCTTTTATTGAACCTTTAACAACAGTCTGCGCTTGCATTGCAGAAAAGCCAATAATGCAAATTAATGTTAGTAATATTTTTTTCATGTTTTAAGAATTAGTTAATTATGAAGTAAATTTATTGACAAATACATTATTTTTTTACTGTTTTATTACGAAAATACAACGCAAACGTTTGCGGGAACGTTTGTTTTATTTACTTTTATGAAATTAATATTATTTTTTATGAAAAAAGAGGTTACAACACTAAAAAAAATAGCCCAACTACTTGAAGTTTCCACATCTACAGTTTCTAGAGCTTTAAATAATCATCCAGATATTAGTGAAGAAACAGCTATCAAAGTAAAAAAATTAGCAAAAAAACTGAACTATATGCCAAATATTTTTGCAAAAGGATTTAGGCAACATAGAACAAATATTATTGGTGTAATTGTACCTAATATACTTTCTTATTTTACATCATCTATATTAAAAGAAATACTACTACAAGCAGAAACAAAAGGCTATAGGGTTATTATTTCTGAATCTAATAATGATATTAAAAAAGAAAAAGAAATGTTACATACTATGCTTCAATTTGGGGTAGATGGAATTTTAATGTCTTTAACAAAACACACTGTTGATGTTGAACCCATTTTATATGCATTAAATCAAAAACCATTAATTCTGTTTGATAAAGTTTCTAGAAAAGTGCCTTGCACTCAAATAATTATTAATGGTGAAGAAGCTGCTTTTAACGCTGTAGAACATTTAATTAATATTGGTAAAAAACGAATTGCAATTCTTAAAGAGTTTGAACAATCTTACAATTCTGAAAAACGTTTTCAAGGTTATTTAAGAGCTTTAAAAACAAATAATATTCCTGTGGATGAAAAACTAATCTTAAGTACAGATGATATTTCTTTAAAAAAAGGAAGAAGATTAACAAGCCAATTAATTAGTTTAAAAGATAAACCAGATGCCATTTTTTCTATTACAGATGCTGCAGCAATTGGTGCTATACAAACCTTAAAAAAATTCAATTTTAAAATTCCTGATGAAATTGCTGTAATTGGTTTTAGTAACTCACTAAGCTCAACAATTGTAGAGCCTAAACTTACAACTATAGATCAGCCAGGTAATAGAATTGGAGAAATGGCAGTAAAATACATCATCGAAGAAATTGAAGAACCAAAAGAAAATTCGACAAGTAAAACCATAGAAATTAAGACCAATTTAATTATTAGAGACTCTACTTTACTGTCTATTTAAAGGATTTTTTCTATAACATAAATCTCTAAACTTCTAAAGCAGTTTTATTTAACTGTTTTAGAAATCAATTTAATAACAAATAAGTTACCCTAATTAAACCATTTGTATTACTTACTATCAAAATAAAACTTGACCTTTAAAGTTTAAAACAAACTTTAAAATGAAAAAATTATATTTATTCGTTTCAATAATTTTATTGAGTTTATTTATCAGCTGTAAAAAAGAAGCACCAAATAACACAACAGATAAAGAAATTCAAGAACCAAAATTTGCTTGGAATAATACTTCTTTTACCATTAATGAAAGAGTAAATAAGTTAATTGCAGAAATGACATTAGAGGAAAAAGTTTCTCAAATGTTAGATGTTTGTCCTTCTATTGAACGCTTAGGAATTCCTGAATACAATTGGTGGAATGAAGCTTTACATGGAGTTGCAAGAAATGGTAGAGCAACCGTTTTTCCGCAAGCAATAGGTTTAGGGGCTACTTTTGATCCGGATTTAATTTTAAAAGTTGGTACTGTAATTTCTGATGAAGCTAGAGCAAAGTATAATGAAGCCATTAAAATTAATAACAGAAGTAGATATGCTGGTTTAACTTTTTGGTCGCCAAACGTAAATATTTTTAGAGATCCAAGATGGGGTCGTGGACAAGAAACTTATGGAGAAGACCCTTTTTTAACCAGTAAAATTGGAGTTTCTTTTGTAAAAGGTTTACAAGGCGATGATCCTAATTATATAAAAGCTGCAGCCTGTGCAAAACATTATGCTGTACATTCTGGACCAGAAGAATTTAGACACAGTTTTAATGCTGTTGTTAATAAAAAAGATTTATTCGAAACTTATTTGCCTGCTTTTGAAGCTTTAGTAAAAGAAGGAAATGTAGAAGGTGTTATGGGTGCATACAACAGAACTTTAGGAGAACCTTGTTGTGGAAGTCCCTATTTATTGCAAGATATTTTAAGAGAAGATTGGGGTTTTAAAGGTTACATCGTTTCAGATTGTGGTGCAATTGCAGATTTTCATAGATTTCATAAAGTAACTCAAACTCCAGAAGAATCTGCTGCTTTAGCCTTAAAAAGCGGAACAAATATTAACTGTGGTAATGTGTATAAAGTTTTAGAAAACGCATTAAATCAAGGTTTAATTACTTTAGAACTATTAGATACAAGATTAAAAGAAAACTTAATAACACGCTTTAAATTAGGAATGTTCGATCCTATAGGTACAAATCCTTATGATCATATAACTGCGGATGTTGTTGACTCTAAAGAACACAGAAAAATTGCTTTAGAAGCGGCTCAAAAATCGATTGTTTTACTAAAAAACAAGAACAATATTTTACCTTTAAAAAAGGACATTAGAACCTTATATGTTGTTGGCCCAAATGCTTCTAACGAAGAAGTTTTATTGGGTAATTACTACGGATTAACAAGTAATACACAAACTATTTTAGACGGAATTGTGGGTAAAGTTAGTCCAGGAACAAGTATCAATTACAAATCTGGAGTGTTGCCTTTTAGAGAAAATGTAAATCCTATTGATTGGTCTACAGGAGAAGCAGGAGAATCTGATGTTTGTATTGCAGTTATGGGAATTTCTGCACTTTTAGAAGGTGAAGAAGGTGAAGCAATTGCCTCTAGCGAAAAAGGTGACAGAACAGGAATTAAACTTCCAGAAAATCAAATTAATTACATTAAAAAAATTAGAAGTAAAACCAAAAAACCAATTGTTTTGGTGTTAACTGGTGGTAGCCCAATTGCAATTCCTGAATTGTATGATTTAGTAGATGCAGTTTTATTTGTTTGGTATCCAGGAGAAGAAGGTGGTACTGCTGTTGCAGATGTTATTTTTGGTGATGTTTCTCCTTCTGGAAAACTACCCATTACTTTTCCTAAATCTGTAAGTCAATTACCTGCTTACGAAGATTATAATATGAAAGGTAGAACATACAAGTATATGAAAGAAGAACCTTTATTTCCTTTCGGATTTGGTTTAACTTATACCAATTTTGAATATAAAGATTTACAAATAAATGATAATTATAAAACCACAGTTACTATTTCTAACACAGGTAAAGCTGATGCAGAAGAAGTGGTGCAATTGTATATCAGTTCTCCTTTGGCTGGCGAGAAAGATCCTATTTACGATTTAAAAGCATTTAAACGTGTATTTGTAAAAGCAGGAACATCAAAAACCATCACTTTTAATTTATCTAAAGATAGTTTTCATCAATTTAATGAAGGTGGTAGTAAAGTTATCAGAAAAGGAGCTTATCAACTTTATGTAAATGGCGCTTTACCATCAGAAAGAAGTGAACTTCTAGGAAGTTCTAAAGCCATAAAAACAACAATAAACTTTTAAAAATCAACATTAAATCATTATGAAAAAAATACTATTTGCTGTTTTAGCATTTTCTTTAATTATTACAAGTTGTAAGGCAAAACAAGAAGTTAAAATTATAAAAAAAGAAAAAAAGAAAGTTTTAATTTTTTCTAAAACCAATGGCTGGCGACATAAATCTATAGAAGCAGGAATTGCAGCTATTAAAAAATTAGGTATAGAAAATAATTTTTTAGTAGAAGCAACAGAAGATTCATTGCAATTCAATTATCAGAATTTAAAAAAATACAAAAGCATTATTTTTTTAAATACTACAGGTAATATTTTAAACACAGTACAAGAAAAAGATTTTGAAAAATATATACATGAAGGTGGTGGTTTTGTAGGTATTCACTCAGCTTCAGACACTGAATACAAATGGCCTTTTTACGCAGAAATGATTGGCGCTCAATTTAAATCGCATCCAAAACAGCAAAAGGCTAAATTAATTGTTCATAAAGAAACAAATCATCCTGCAATAGCACATTATGGTGATTCTTTTGAACATTTTGATGAATGGTACAACTTTAAAAAACCAGTAGCTAAACACGTAAATGTGTTATTAGAATTAGATGAAAGTTCGTATTCTGGCGAAAGAATGGGAACAAAACATGCTATTGCTTGGTATCATCATTATGAAGGTGGTCGTGTTTTTTATACAGGAATGGGACATGGAAAAGGTACTTTTTTAGATGCAAAATTTATACAACATTTAAAAGAAGGAATTTTATGGTCTATGGATAAAACAGATGTTGCAATCAACAAAAACGGAGAAGATTTACTAGATTCAGATTTATCTAAATGGGATGTTTGGATGGGAGCTGTACACCCAAGTGTTGATATTGATTTCGAAAAATCTAAAAATGTAAATACAGGAAAACCAATGGGATTAAACAATGATCCTAAAAAAGTTTTTTCTGTAATTAAAGAAAATGGCGAAAATGTTTTAAAAATTACGGGTGAAATTTACGGTGGTTTAACTACCAAAAACGTCTATGGAAATTATCATTTTACTACTCAATTTAAATGGGGAGAAAAAAAGTGGGAACCTCGATTAAAAAGTAAAAGAGATAGTGGAATTTTATACCACGCCCAAGGTGTTCATGGTGCTTTTTGGAACGTTTGGATGGCTAGTTTAGAATACCAAGTGCAAGAAAGTGATTGTGGCGATTTTATAGCTCTAGGTAATGTTTATGGTGATACTCCTGTTGAAGAAAAAACTCGTAAAAATGGTAAAAAATATTTTGTGTACCATCCAAAAGGTAAAGTAACTCCTTTAAAATGGGGTAAAAATTTTAAAGCAGGCCAAGCTAGTAAATCTTCTTTACACGAAAACCCAAATGGAGAATGGAATACCTTAGAAATTTACTGCTTAGGCACAGAAAGTATTCACTTGGTAAATGGTCATGTCGTAAACCGAGTTAAGAATGCAAAATATGATATTGGAGGCCAAACAATTGCTATTGATAAAGGTAAAATTCAGATACAATCTGAAGCTGCTGAAGTTTATTATAAGAACATAAAAATTACACCTATAACTAAATTTCCAACAATATTAAATGGCCTATAATTATCTGATAAATAAATTTTTACATTATGATAAAAATCATACTAAACCCTGTTTATTTTAAATAATTTTAGCTTTAAACTAAAAAAAATAATAATGAAATTTTTAAAAACGACTACGCTAATACTAATTATTTCTCTATCATTATTTTCTTGTAAAACAAGCAAAAAAGAAGCAGAAACTGCAACAAAAAAGTATACTGCAGATTGGGAATCGTTAAAACAACACGAAACACCTGAATGGTTTTTAGACGCCAAATTTGGTATTTATTGTCATTGGGGACCTTATTCTGTACCAGAATATGAAAACGAATGGTATGCACACTGGATGTATGTTAACAAAGATAATCCTGAAGCTAAAAATGGTGAAGCTAGTAGATTTTACAAATATCATACAGAAAAATATGGATCGCTAGACAAATTTGGTTACAAAGATTTTATACCAATGTTTAAAGCAGAAAAATTTGATGCTGCAGAATGGGCAGATTTATTTCAAAAAGCAGGAGCTAAATTTGCGGGGCCAGTTTCTGAACACGCAGATGGTTTTGCAATGTGGGACAGTGATTTAACAAAATGGGATGCAAAAGAAATGGGACCAAAACGTGATGTTATGGGTGAATTATCTGCAGAAATTCGTAAACGTGATATGAAGTTTATTGCAACTTTTCATAGACAATGGTTGTATGGATGGTTCCCAACTTGGGATGAAACTACGGATGCTTCAGATCCAAAATATGCTGGCTTATATGGTCCAAAAGTAAAAAAAGGTGATTTTCAATATCCATATAATCCACACGAAATTGATGAAGGCGTTGAAAGATATTATCCGCTTGCTGATAAAGCATTCAATGACGAATGGCTAAACAGATTAAAAGAAATTATTAATAAATACAACCCAGATTTGGTTTGGTTTGATAATAAAATGGATGTTGTAAGTGAAGAACATAGAAAAGAATTTCTAGAGTTCTACTATAATCACGCAGAAAAAAATAATCAAGAAGTAGTATCAACCTATAAATTTTATGATTTTGCAAAAGGAACCGCTGTTTTAGATTTAGAACGTTCTAGAATGAAAGAAAAACAACCTTTCCCTTGGTTAACTGATGATTCTATAGACTGGAAGTCTTGGTCTCATATTAGCAATCCTAGGTATAAATCTACAAATAGATTAATCGACTTTTTAGTTGATGTTGTAAGTAAAAACGGTGCAGTTTTATTAAATATTACTCCAAGAGCAGATGGTACAATTCCTGAACCTGTTAAAGAACGCCTATTAGAAATGGGACAATGGTTAAAAATAAATGGTGAAGCCATTTACGGTACCAGAACTTTTGATATTTATGGAGAAGGTGATGCAGCAATTGTAGAAGGCCATTTAAGCGAAGAAAAAAATGCAGATAATACATCAAAAGACATTCGTTTTACAACTAAAGGAGACATATTATATGCAACTGTTTTAGACTGGCCAAAAGATGGTGAATTAAAAATAAGATCACTTAAAGAAGGAAGTGAATTGTACCAAAACGAAATTTCTTCAATAGAAATGTTAGGTAATAAAGGTGAATTAGAATTTAATAGAAATCAACAAAATTTAGTAATTAAATTACCAAATAAAGTAGGTAATTTTGCTTATTCTTTTAAAATAACACCTAAAAAATAGATTTAAATAACCGATTATTATTAGATAGTAAGCGAAGCTTAAAAAATTAATAAGATTCTTACTTATTATAAGTATCATAAACAAAAAAAGAGGCTTCTAGCAAAGTCTCTTTTTTTGTCTTTAAATATTTAATATGTTTATTAAAACTGCATAAAACTGTAGTTTTATAGCTAAAAAAAAGCCTAGAAATACTAAGGTCATATATACCTAACAATGTAATGTAGTAGAATGATAAACATAAGTAAATAAAAGCTTCTAAGACTAAATTAGCTCAAAAAATTAAGTAAAATGTAGGCATAAAAAAACTTGTGAAGTTACCCTCACAAGTTTCTAAATACATATTAATTAAAACAATAAACTTCTATCTCTCGTCTACTTCCATAATACGAATATCATCTATGTATAAGGTACCAGTACCATTATGTCTTAAATAAAATTCATAATCATTTGCAGTAGCTCCTGCTGTATATCTACCACCTGGACTAACTGTTACCCAAGTATCAGCTGCAGCACCTGCAACTACATTATTCCAAAATTGGTTTTTGGTTGATCCATCTTGAGCTATCCATGGACCATTCATATTTATAACTGAACCAGGTGTTTTGTAAATTTTATATTCAATTTGATAAACTCTTCCTGAAACAAGAGAATATTGATCAATTAAATTTGTAAAACCAGACCAATTTCCAGATGCAGTAACTTCGAATTTTAAACTTGTAGTTCCACTCGCAGCAACATCTGTAGATGGTGACACACTTGTTGTAGACATATCTTTACCATCTGTAGTTACAGCAACCCAATTTGTACCTCCGTCTTCAAAGTCATATAAAACAGCTTCATGTTGAAACATTTTTACTGTAGTTGTACCAAAAGCAACAGGGCTTCTTGTATCTGTAGACTCAAGAGTTCCATTCCCATCATAAGCTACAGTAATAACGTCATTTCTATAAATAGGTTCGTTGAAGTTTAAATCAAGGAATGTAGCATCATCACTATTAATAGTTAAACTAAAATTAGTTGTAGCTGTACCGTTTAAAGTAACTGCAAAGTACTGTTCTTGATTTGCAAACGGACTAAATTCACCATTAAATGGTATTTGAATGGTTTGGTCTTCTAATTCATTAATATCACCAGTTAACACAAATGGTTGACTTGATGGAATTACTTTAATTGGAGCCGTAATTTTTAAAGTTGCAGAACTAGAAGGTATGTTATTCGCTTGTCTTCTAATAATTACATTATTATCTGTAAAAGTTCCTAATTTCTTTAAAATAATTGATGGATTCTGCTCTAAGCTCACAGAACCTGCAACATTCCATTGCCAAGCATCTGGTCTACCAATTGTTGTTTCATCAAAAAAGTCTAAAGAATCTCCTGCCTCAACATAAATTGTATCTTGCCCAACGTGATTTAAAACCACACCTTTCTGTTCAATTCTAATTTCTGGAACAATTTTATCGTAAACATCTACAATAAAAGTAGTATCAATAACCCATAAATTACCTTCTTGTTTAGAACCATATCTTAATCCATCTGGTCCTCGAAAAGTAACACTATCTGGAAAAGTATTGTACAATCTTACAGACTGTAAGCCTGATTCTTTAAACCAAACACTTATTGTTTTATCTTCTGTAGAACCAGAACCAGCAATAAATTCGTTTGTAATTGAATCTAAACGCCCTATTGGGTGTTTTAAAAAGTAATTCCCAGCACCAATTTCCCATTTATGACTTAATGAACTCTGTGATAAGTCAGAAAAAGTAATATAATCATTTATTCTAGCATCTAACACACCTTCAGTATCATTAATATACCAAGCTACGTCAGAAAATGAATTAGGCGCTTCATACTCTTCATTGTTATTTGTACAAGCCACAAAAAGCAAGCCCATAACAATAAGAAAAGTGGCAAAAAATTTAATTTTAATATTTGTTTTTTTCATCTCTTTAATTTTAATATTTATAACAAGTTATTGTTAAATTACTGACCTTCATAAAGTCTTGGGTTAGCAGTTTCTTCACTGTTTGGTATTGGCCAATACGCATGAAGCGCTTCTACATAGTTACCTGAAGCTTCTACAAACTCTTTCCAAACTGTATGTGGTCCACCAGCATCTAAAGTTGTAGGCACATCACTTAAAATAGAACTCCATCTTGTAGAAGGTTCACCTTTTTCTGTTTCATAATAGTAATGATCTCTATAATAAACCCTTGTAGATAAATCTTGGAAACGTTCTTTAGTGATTCCCCATCTACGTAAATCTAAAGTTCTAATTGCATGTCCTTCTGCAGATAATTCTAATGGTCTTTCTACATACATTAAATGCTCCATCAAAGAATTAGCATCGTAAGTAATATTATCATGATCGTTACCTGGGTATTCTCCAGTACCATCTAAACCTAATAAACGCACTCCAGAACGTCTTCTAACTCTATTAATATAGACTAATGCTTCATCTACTCCTGCTCCATTATTACCTCCTTCAATTAAACATTCAGCATACATTAAATAAACATCAGCTAAACGAATTAAACGCACGTTAACACCAGATCTTGGTGTAGTAGTAAAAAATGTAGCGTCTTGCTCCGTTTCTACAACATCCCAGTTTGTATATTTTCTCCAGTAAGAATGTTCATTATTATTAAAAGCGGTTGCTTGTGCTGTTGTTTTTTGATAATATTCTGCATCTTCATCATTAACTAAAGCAATAGAAGCAGAAGTACGTAAAGAAAAAATTCTTGGTCCTGTTTCATAAACTACATCTCCATTTGTATCAGTTTCTGGTAAACCATTAGCTAAACGTTTAACTCTTGTAACTGTGTTTCTTGGATCTTGCATATCTAAAGGATCTTTTTGATACTCGATATTTAACCAAAGTGCTGGATATGCACTTCTATAACCACCAACTGGGCTAAAAGAAAAGTTTAAGTTATTAGAGGTTTGCTCATCATCATTTATACCAATATCATCTTTATGATTAATAGAATAAGGCACCTCTAAAATAGACTCTTCATTAAACTCATCTCTAGTTGTAAAGTTACTTCCAATATCTGGTGTTAAACTATAATTATAATCTTCTATAACAGATTTAAAATATTCTGCAGCCATAGCGTAATCTCCATCATATAAATAACTTTTACCCATTAAAGCTGTTGCTGCACCTGCAGTAAAACCTCCTAAACTAGTAACGTTTTTTGGTAAATTTTCTTCTGCAAATTTAAGATCTGCTAAGTAAAATTGTTGAATTTGATCTTCTGGTGCTACTGGTTGATAAAAATCTTCTTCAGATTGTGGCACATAATCGAAAAGTGGTACAGAACCATTATTAAAACTACTATGCAAATAGAAGTAAAACAAACCTCTTAAACCTCTTGCTTGTGCTAATATTAATGTTGCTGTTTCAGTATCAGTTTCACCAAAACCTGACATCAACTTTTCTGTATTTACGATTACTTGGTTTGCTCTAAAAATACCTTCATACAAAGCTTCCCATTTTCCGTTTGGTGCTCCAGAAGAATTGTTAAAAGTTTGCAACCAATATACATTACTTGTATTTGGTCTTCCCCAACCTGGAAAAGTCATATCACTTCTATTTAACTCATCTACTGCTCTAACTATGTTTATGTTTTTATAAGAATTGTAAACGGCAACTAAACCCGTTTGTAAATCATTAATGTTTTTCCAAAAACTAGCCGTTGATAATTCATTAGGATTTACCTCATCAAGAAAATCATCACTACATGAAGTTCCTGTAACAGCAAAAACTAACAAAAGTATAATACTATTGTAAATATTTTTTTTCATGTCTTTAACTTTTTGTTTATCTCTATTTAATATTTTTTTATTTCTCATCGTGTAAAAGTTTAAATTTTAATTAAAATGAGAATTGTGCTCCTACTCTAAAACTAGAACTTACAGGATAATTACCCCTATCTAAACCTCTTGTTGCTAATGAGCTTGTACCTACCTCAGGATCATAACCAGTATAATTAGTTATAGTTAATGGATTTTGAGCAGATACGTATAAACGTATTTTACTTAATCCTGAAGGTTCTATATACTTTTTGTTAATAGTATAACCTAAAGTAATATTCTTAAGTCTTACAAATGTTGCATCTTCTAACCAATAGTCTGTATACCCTCTTGCATTTGCATGATCTCTACCTCTAAATGTTGGAATATTAGAATCTGGATTTGCAGGAGACCACATATGTACTAAATCTTGGTGATTACCCATTTTGTAAGCATATGCTTTACTACCATTCATAATCTCGCCATTAAAAGCGCCATACCATTGCATTGCCAAATCGAAACCTTTATAACGAGCTCCAAAGTTAAAACCTACTGTAAAAGCTGGGTTACCACTACCTGCAAATTGACGGTCGTTTAAATCAATAACACCATCACCTGCATCTGCAACTCCATCTCCATCAGTATCTTCTGTTAAAGCATCTACATATCTTAAATCTCCTAAATTAGCATTACCACCAACCATTGGGTTATAAGCATCTAATTCTTCTTGAGTTTTAATAATACCATCCGTTTTAATTAAAAAGAAAGACCCTGCTTCATAACCTTCTGCTACAACAGAAACTAAATCTTCATTTGGTACACCTTGTACAACTGTACTATTAGAAAGATATAATACTTTGTTAGCACCAGCCATTTTTGTTACTTCATTTTTATTTTTAGTAAACGTTGCTCCAGCATTCCAAGAGAATTTTC contains:
- a CDS encoding LacI family DNA-binding transcriptional regulator, which gives rise to MKKEVTTLKKIAQLLEVSTSTVSRALNNHPDISEETAIKVKKLAKKLNYMPNIFAKGFRQHRTNIIGVIVPNILSYFTSSILKEILLQAETKGYRVIISESNNDIKKEKEMLHTMLQFGVDGILMSLTKHTVDVEPILYALNQKPLILFDKVSRKVPCTQIIINGEEAAFNAVEHLINIGKKRIAILKEFEQSYNSEKRFQGYLRALKTNNIPVDEKLILSTDDISLKKGRRLTSQLISLKDKPDAIFSITDAAAIGAIQTLKKFNFKIPDEIAVIGFSNSLSSTIVEPKLTTIDQPGNRIGEMAVKYIIEEIEEPKENSTSKTIEIKTNLIIRDSTLLSI
- a CDS encoding TonB-dependent receptor; the encoded protein is MKKILLTLICIIGFSAMQAQTVVKGSIKDTSGNPIPSASVIIKGTTSGGSSDFDGNFNFTTTSTGNQTLQVSYIGYKTFEKAVNLDGSSLTVNVVLEEGGAQLDEVVLTASATFRSQKETPMSISSVKQKEITKLSANSQADIIRSIPGITAEGGGGETASNVFVRGLPSGGQYVFNPLQYDGMPLMSTFGLNSSAHDVYARPDVGFKGVEFVRGGAAVLYGAGSVAGIINYTSKTGDSNDENLINVEWADKGRLKTDFYTGGKLGGEDSNTYYAFTGFVRKDDGPIETGMPTKGVQFRANIKKKFENGSFTVHGQMINDNAQFFMPLPLDGNRNRIAGNDGEAVSQLLSGQLANTSFLTAGGAYESPIEDGVSTQGGYVMADFNYNFADDLKFKSKVKYASYKHNFALYVGGNGTYNNPLTLGDYINNVAPGNLGYTAQYQGGIGAVNANDLVVENLHIDRLRPMTDYSGEASLTKTVETDAGSHNITAGVYLARTEAEDVNYQYRVLSEFNNNPRLVNLSYVNASGNNVTYSEGGLYNRIGMTSNNFLSQSKTAFYLTDEMVFDKWRFDAGIRIESTKGTFSKGNIVSSTVYDDATLTADLANVQYADGSFVRADVEATDWALSLAALHNLTDNVNLYANFSRGFFFPQIRGFAPVAGIPNTNYDSEKITQFEVGAKLGTERLSGSLAAYYVNLKDRIKITQGFVNGTLVDLTRSEQSTSTLGLEANWSYKLTKNFDFRGSATYQDHEITKNTDEDLVTGGSSEVNVGNELARQPNFLTSMGLHYDNSNFDGQFTLNHTGSKFTADNNNVELEAINIFRIGAGYTFNLNNDEDRNENLRIGFSVFNLFDDSGVTEGDPRNVNQAGDAEFFFGRPILPRRMFLTATFNF
- a CDS encoding glycoside hydrolase family 3 C-terminal domain-containing protein: MKKLYLFVSIILLSLFISCKKEAPNNTTDKEIQEPKFAWNNTSFTINERVNKLIAEMTLEEKVSQMLDVCPSIERLGIPEYNWWNEALHGVARNGRATVFPQAIGLGATFDPDLILKVGTVISDEARAKYNEAIKINNRSRYAGLTFWSPNVNIFRDPRWGRGQETYGEDPFLTSKIGVSFVKGLQGDDPNYIKAAACAKHYAVHSGPEEFRHSFNAVVNKKDLFETYLPAFEALVKEGNVEGVMGAYNRTLGEPCCGSPYLLQDILREDWGFKGYIVSDCGAIADFHRFHKVTQTPEESAALALKSGTNINCGNVYKVLENALNQGLITLELLDTRLKENLITRFKLGMFDPIGTNPYDHITADVVDSKEHRKIALEAAQKSIVLLKNKNNILPLKKDIRTLYVVGPNASNEEVLLGNYYGLTSNTQTILDGIVGKVSPGTSINYKSGVLPFRENVNPIDWSTGEAGESDVCIAVMGISALLEGEEGEAIASSEKGDRTGIKLPENQINYIKKIRSKTKKPIVLVLTGGSPIAIPELYDLVDAVLFVWYPGEEGGTAVADVIFGDVSPSGKLPITFPKSVSQLPAYEDYNMKGRTYKYMKEEPLFPFGFGLTYTNFEYKDLQINDNYKTTVTISNTGKADAEEVVQLYISSPLAGEKDPIYDLKAFKRVFVKAGTSKTITFNLSKDSFHQFNEGGSKVIRKGAYQLYVNGALPSERSELLGSSKAIKTTINF